A DNA window from Streptomyces bacillaris contains the following coding sequences:
- a CDS encoding serine/threonine-protein kinase, which translates to MRPVGSKYLLEEPLGRGATGTVWRARQRETAGAEAAVAGQPGETVAIKVLKEELANDADVVMRFLRERSVLLRLTHPNIVRTRDLVVEGDLLALVMDLIDGPDLHRYLRENGPLTAVAASLLTAQIADALAASHSDGVVHRDLKPANVLLDERDGGMTPMLTDFGIARLADSPGLTRTHEFVGTPAYVAPESAEGRPQTSAVDIYGAGILLYELVTGRPPFAGGTALEVLHRHLSEEPRRPSTVPEPLWTVIERCLSKDPDRRPSAENLARALRTVAAGIGVHANSAQIAAAEGVGALLAPDPAPTAVPETPGAADPTQVLPSNAGSYDPAAATSVLPQTGGPGGHRGPGGNQGHADPTAVLPPVPPQQPDGQPDSPHPWQSQLQAARDRNEQTQVQYLDPSQDPLRRRPQRQAPQQPPQRQQPQQHRQQPLQQQYPAPQQQQHQPQRYQAPPQPQRQQYAPQPQQPQQPQQPAARPPREPRPPRQRSANPMRIPGLGCLKGCLFTVVLLVIAGWLIWELTPLQDWVAQGKGYWEAIGDAIGKVTDWISQIGEATGESGGTGGA; encoded by the coding sequence GTGCGGCCTGTAGGCAGCAAGTACCTCCTGGAGGAGCCGCTCGGACGCGGCGCCACGGGCACCGTCTGGCGAGCCCGCCAGCGGGAGACCGCGGGCGCCGAGGCGGCCGTCGCCGGGCAGCCCGGCGAGACCGTGGCGATCAAGGTCCTCAAGGAGGAGCTGGCCAACGACGCGGACGTCGTGATGCGGTTCCTGCGGGAGCGCTCGGTCCTCCTGAGGCTCACGCACCCCAACATCGTGCGCACCCGCGACCTGGTCGTCGAGGGCGATCTCCTCGCCCTGGTGATGGACCTGATCGACGGTCCCGACCTGCACCGCTACCTCCGCGAGAACGGCCCGCTCACCGCGGTCGCCGCCTCCCTGCTCACCGCGCAGATCGCGGACGCGCTCGCCGCCAGCCACTCCGACGGCGTCGTCCACCGCGACCTCAAGCCGGCCAACGTCCTGCTCGACGAGCGCGACGGCGGCATGACCCCGATGCTCACCGACTTCGGCATCGCGCGGCTCGCGGACTCCCCGGGGCTGACCCGGACGCACGAGTTCGTCGGCACCCCCGCCTATGTGGCCCCGGAGTCCGCCGAGGGCCGCCCGCAGACCTCCGCCGTGGACATCTACGGCGCGGGCATCCTGCTGTACGAGCTGGTCACCGGCCGCCCGCCGTTCGCCGGGGGCACCGCCCTCGAGGTCCTGCACCGGCACCTCAGCGAGGAGCCCCGCCGCCCCTCCACCGTCCCCGAGCCGCTCTGGACGGTCATAGAGCGCTGCCTGAGCAAGGACCCGGACCGGCGGCCCAGCGCGGAGAACCTGGCCCGTGCGCTGCGTACGGTCGCCGCGGGCATCGGCGTCCACGCCAACTCGGCCCAGATCGCCGCCGCCGAAGGGGTGGGCGCCCTGCTCGCCCCGGACCCGGCGCCCACGGCCGTCCCGGAGACCCCCGGCGCCGCCGACCCCACCCAGGTGCTGCCGAGCAACGCGGGCTCGTACGACCCGGCCGCCGCCACCAGCGTGCTCCCGCAGACCGGGGGACCGGGCGGCCACCGGGGGCCCGGTGGCAACCAGGGCCACGCGGACCCGACCGCCGTCCTGCCGCCCGTACCTCCGCAGCAGCCCGACGGGCAGCCGGACAGCCCGCACCCCTGGCAGTCCCAGCTCCAGGCCGCCCGCGACCGCAACGAGCAGACGCAGGTGCAGTACCTGGACCCCAGCCAGGACCCGCTGCGCCGCCGCCCCCAGCGTCAGGCGCCCCAGCAGCCTCCCCAGCGCCAGCAGCCCCAGCAGCACCGGCAGCAGCCGCTCCAGCAGCAGTACCCGGCGCCGCAGCAACAGCAGCACCAGCCCCAGCGCTACCAGGCGCCCCCACAGCCCCAGCGCCAGCAGTACGCGCCCCAGCCGCAGCAACCCCAGCAGCCTCAGCAGCCCGCCGCGCGCCCGCCGCGCGAACCGCGTCCGCCGAGGCAGCGCAGCGCCAACCCGATGCGCATCCCCGGACTCGGCTGCCTCAAGGGCTGCCTGTTCACCGTGGTGCTCCTCGTCATCGCCGGCTGGCTCATCTGGGAGCTGACCCCGCTCCAGGACTGGGTCGCCCAGGGCAAGGGGTACTGGGAAGCCATCGGTGACGCCATCGGCAAGGTCACCGACTGGATCTCCCAGATCGGTGAGGCCACCGGCGAATCCGGCGGTACGGGCGGAGCCTGA
- a CDS encoding serine/threonine-protein kinase, which yields MARNIGSRYTAHQILGRGSAGTVWLGEGPEGPVAIKLLREDLASDQELVGRFVQERTALLGLDHPNVVAVRDLVVDGNDLALVMTLVRGTDLRTRLDRERRLAPEAAVAIIADVADGLAAAHKAQIVHRDVKPENILLDMEGPLGPGGAHPALLTDFGVAKLIDTPRRTKATKIIGTPDYLAPEIVEGLPPRAAVDIYALATVLYELLAGFTPFGGGHPGAVLRRHVTETVVPLPGIPEELWQLLVQCLAKAPASRLRASELATRLRDLLPLLAGIPPLDVDEPGGDGAEQQQAAYDEQQYTPSAEEPRRRGAVPLVPGSAPDSNRDTHTSMRVPAPDELAGGPLGTARAPRAPGKPRPGSARNKAAAVRKRRITLGAAAVLLCGAVAVGGWLAAGGGDGDPAGPQDSENSAPATP from the coding sequence TTGGCACGGAATATCGGCAGCCGGTACACGGCCCACCAGATCCTGGGGCGCGGCAGCGCCGGCACGGTGTGGCTCGGTGAGGGGCCCGAGGGGCCGGTCGCCATCAAGCTGCTCCGTGAGGACCTCGCGTCCGACCAGGAGCTGGTGGGGCGCTTCGTGCAGGAGCGCACCGCCCTGCTCGGGCTCGACCACCCCAACGTGGTCGCCGTCCGGGACCTCGTGGTGGACGGCAACGACCTCGCCCTGGTCATGACCCTCGTCCGCGGCACCGATCTGCGCACCCGCCTGGACCGCGAACGCCGTCTCGCCCCCGAGGCCGCCGTCGCGATCATCGCGGACGTGGCCGACGGCCTGGCCGCCGCCCACAAGGCCCAGATCGTCCACCGGGACGTCAAGCCGGAGAACATCCTGCTCGACATGGAGGGCCCCCTCGGCCCCGGCGGCGCCCACCCCGCCCTGCTCACCGACTTCGGCGTCGCCAAGCTCATCGACACCCCGCGCCGCACCAAGGCCACCAAGATCATCGGTACGCCGGACTATCTGGCCCCCGAGATCGTCGAGGGACTCCCGCCGCGCGCCGCCGTGGACATCTACGCCCTCGCGACCGTGCTGTACGAGCTGCTCGCCGGGTTCACCCCCTTCGGCGGCGGCCACCCCGGCGCGGTCCTGCGCCGCCATGTCACCGAGACCGTCGTCCCGCTCCCCGGCATCCCCGAGGAGCTGTGGCAGCTCCTCGTCCAGTGCCTGGCCAAGGCCCCCGCCTCCCGGCTGCGCGCCTCCGAGCTGGCCACCCGCCTCCGCGACCTGCTCCCGCTCCTGGCCGGCATCCCGCCGCTGGACGTGGACGAGCCCGGCGGCGACGGGGCGGAGCAGCAGCAGGCCGCGTACGACGAGCAGCAGTACACCCCCTCCGCCGAGGAGCCCCGCCGCCGCGGCGCGGTCCCCCTGGTGCCCGGCTCCGCCCCGGACTCCAACCGGGACACCCACACGAGCATGCGCGTCCCCGCCCCCGACGAACTGGCCGGCGGCCCCCTCGGCACTGCCCGCGCCCCGCGCGCCCCCGGAAAGCCGCGCCCCGGCTCCGCCCGCAACAAGGCGGCGGCCGTCCGCAAGCGCCGGATCACCCTGGGCGCCGCGGCCGTCCTGCTCTGCGGAGCGGTGGCGGTCGGCGGCTGGCTGGCCGCGGGCGGCGGCGACGGGGACCCGGCGGGCCCCCAGGACAGCGAGAACTCGGCCCCGGCGACCCCGTAG
- the prfB gene encoding peptide chain release factor 2, which produces MAVVDISEELKSLSSTMGSIEAVLDLDALRADIAALEEQAAAPSLWDDPEAAQKITSKLSHLQAEVRKAEALRGRIDDLAVLFELAEDEGDADTLAEAEAELESVKKALDEMEVRTLLSGEYDAREALVTIRAEAGGVDAADFAEKLQRMYLRWAEQHNYKTEVYETAYAEEAGIKSTTFAVQVPYAYGTLSVEQGTHRLVRISPFDNQGRRQTSFAGVEVLPVVEQTDHIEIDESELRVDVYRSSGPGGQGVNTTDSAVRLTHLPTGIVVSCQNERSQIQNKASAMNVLQAKLLERRRQEEQAKMNALKGDGGNSWGNQMRSYVLHPYQMVKDLRTEFEMGNPEAVFNGEIDGFVEAGIRWRKQREK; this is translated from the coding sequence GTGGCAGTCGTCGATATTTCCGAAGAGCTGAAGTCCCTCTCCTCGACCATGGGGTCGATCGAGGCCGTCCTGGACCTGGATGCGCTGAGGGCGGACATCGCCGCGCTCGAGGAGCAGGCAGCGGCGCCGTCTCTGTGGGACGACCCGGAGGCGGCCCAGAAGATCACCAGCAAGCTTTCCCACCTCCAGGCCGAGGTCCGCAAGGCCGAGGCCCTGCGCGGTCGCATCGACGACCTCGCGGTCCTCTTCGAGCTGGCCGAGGACGAGGGCGACGCCGACACCCTGGCGGAGGCCGAGGCCGAGCTGGAGTCGGTGAAGAAGGCGCTGGACGAGATGGAGGTGCGCACCCTCCTGTCCGGCGAGTACGACGCCCGCGAGGCGCTCGTCACCATCCGCGCCGAGGCCGGTGGGGTCGACGCCGCCGACTTCGCGGAGAAGCTCCAGCGCATGTACCTCCGCTGGGCCGAGCAGCACAACTACAAGACCGAGGTCTACGAGACGGCCTACGCCGAAGAGGCCGGCATCAAGTCGACCACCTTCGCCGTCCAGGTCCCGTACGCCTACGGCACGCTCTCCGTCGAGCAGGGCACCCACCGCCTGGTCCGGATCTCGCCCTTCGACAACCAGGGCCGCCGCCAGACGTCCTTCGCGGGCGTCGAGGTGCTCCCCGTCGTCGAGCAGACCGACCACATCGAGATCGACGAGTCCGAGCTGCGCGTCGACGTGTACCGCTCCTCGGGCCCCGGCGGACAGGGCGTCAACACCACGGACTCCGCGGTCCGTCTGACCCACCTGCCCACCGGCATCGTCGTCTCCTGCCAGAACGAGCGTTCGCAGATCCAGAACAAGGCGTCCGCGATGAACGTCCTCCAGGCCAAGCTCCTCGAGCGCCGCCGCCAGGAGGAGCAGGCCAAGATGAACGCGCTCAAGGGCGACGGCGGCAACTCCTGGGGCAACCAGATGCGTTCCTACGTCCTCCACCCGTACCAGATGGTCAAGGACCTGCGTACGGAGTTCGAGATGGGCAACCCCGAGGCGGTCTTCAACGGCGAGATCGACGGCTTCGTCGAGGCTGGTATCCGCTGGCGCAAGCAGCGCGAGAAGTAG
- a CDS encoding LPXTG cell wall anchor domain-containing protein, whose amino-acid sequence MTKKTRVRVARIAAGAVIAAGASLTAAGAAQALEIGVDTGLGDSGLSAEVSIQNEEDNPAGGVDQGGTSEGGEQQGGASEGNQGGGDANGGGDANGGGDANGGGDANGGGDANGGGDANGGGDANGGGDANGGGDANGGNQGGGDANGGGDANGGGDANGGNQGGGDANGGNQGGGDANGGNQGGGDANGGNQGGGDANGGNQGGGDANGGNQGGGDQGGATEGGNGTNGGNTGTTGNNGGTTGSSGTNGGTTTGGGDACTVDSGVVECADNTDTDSVGNQPVEQSKGKEELAETGAAETTFLVIGAATMIAGGIGFRILPRLVGGGRTVA is encoded by the coding sequence ATGACGAAGAAGACGCGCGTTCGCGTCGCGCGGATAGCCGCTGGTGCGGTTATTGCCGCAGGTGCCTCGCTGACCGCCGCAGGTGCGGCGCAGGCACTGGAGATCGGCGTCGACACCGGCCTTGGCGACTCGGGCCTCAGTGCCGAGGTGTCGATCCAGAACGAGGAGGACAACCCGGCCGGCGGCGTCGACCAGGGTGGTACGTCCGAGGGTGGCGAGCAGCAGGGCGGCGCTTCCGAGGGCAACCAGGGTGGCGGCGACGCCAACGGCGGTGGCGACGCCAACGGCGGTGGCGACGCTAACGGTGGCGGTGACGCTAACGGTGGTGGCGACGCTAACGGTGGCGGTGACGCTAACGGTGGTGGCGACGCTAACGGTGGTGGCGACGCCAACGGTGGCGGTGACGCTAACGGTGGTAACCAGGGTGGCGGTGACGCCAATGGTGGCGGTGACGCCAACGGTGGTGGCGATGCCAATGGCGGTAACCAGGGTGGCGGTGACGCTAACGGTGGTAATCAGGGTGGCGGTGACGCTAACGGTGGTAACCAGGGTGGCGGTGACGCTAACGGTGGTAACCAGGGCGGTGGCGACGCTAACGGTGGTAACCAGGGCGGTGGCGACGCCAACGGTGGCAACCAGGGCGGTGGCGACCAGGGCGGCGCGACCGAGGGCGGCAACGGCACCAACGGTGGCAACACCGGTACCACCGGCAACAACGGCGGCACCACCGGCAGCTCCGGCACCAACGGTGGCACGACCACCGGTGGCGGCGACGCCTGCACCGTCGACTCCGGTGTCGTCGAGTGCGCCGACAACACGGACACCGACAGCGTCGGCAACCAGCCGGTCGAGCAGAGCAAGGGCAAGGAAGAGCTCGCCGAGACCGGTGCGGCCGAGACCACCTTCCTGGTCATCGGCGCCGCGACGATGATCGCCGGCGGCATCGGCTTCCGCATCCTGCCGCGTCTGGTCGGCGGCGGCCGTACGGTCGCCTAG
- the ftsE gene encoding cell division ATP-binding protein FtsE: protein MIRFDNVSKTYPKQNRPALRDVSLDIEKGEFVFLVGSSGSGKSTFMRLILREERASTGMVHVLGKDLARLSNWKVPQMRRQLGTVFQDFRLLPNKTVAQNVAFAQEVIGKPRGEIRKAVPQVLDLVGLGGKEERMPGELSGGEQQRVAIARAFVNRPMLLIADEPTGNLDPQTSVGIMKLLDRINRTGTTVIMATHDQNIVDQMRKRVIELEQGRLVRDQARGVYGYQH, encoded by the coding sequence GTGATCCGATTCGACAACGTCTCCAAGACCTACCCGAAGCAGAACCGACCGGCTCTGCGCGATGTCTCGCTGGACATCGAGAAGGGTGAGTTCGTCTTCCTGGTGGGCTCCTCCGGCTCCGGCAAGTCGACCTTCATGCGGCTCATCCTGCGCGAGGAGCGCGCCAGCACGGGCATGGTCCATGTGCTCGGCAAGGACCTCGCGCGGCTGTCCAACTGGAAGGTGCCGCAGATGCGCCGCCAGCTCGGGACGGTCTTCCAGGACTTCCGCCTCCTCCCCAACAAGACCGTCGCGCAGAACGTGGCCTTCGCCCAGGAGGTCATCGGCAAGCCGCGCGGGGAGATCCGCAAGGCCGTGCCGCAGGTGCTCGACCTCGTCGGCCTCGGCGGCAAGGAGGAGCGGATGCCCGGTGAGCTGTCCGGTGGTGAGCAGCAGCGTGTGGCGATCGCCCGGGCCTTCGTCAACCGCCCGATGCTGCTGATCGCGGACGAGCCGACCGGCAACCTCGACCCGCAGACCTCCGTCGGGATCATGAAGCTGCTGGACCGGATCAACCGGACCGGCACCACCGTGATCATGGCGACCCACGACCAGAACATCGTCGACCAGATGCGCAAGCGCGTCATCGAGCTCGAACAGGGCCGTCTCGTACGCGACCAGGCGCGCGGCGTCTACGGCTACCAGCACTGA
- the ftsX gene encoding permease-like cell division protein FtsX produces the protein MRAQFVLSEIGVGLRRNLTMTFAVVVSVALSLALFGGALLMREQVSTMKDYWYDKVNVSIFLCNKNDAKDMPKCAKGAVTAEQKAQIKADLEKMDAVQKPVHFETVDEAYKHYQEQFGDSPMAGNITPDQMQESFRVKLKDPQKYKVVATAFAGRDGVQSVQDQRSILDNLFELMNGMNVVAIYVMILMLVIAVILIVNTVRVSAFSRRRETGIMRLVGASGFYIQAPFIMEAAVAGLIGGLLACAMLLGGRYFLIDGGLALQEKLNLINFIGWDAVLTKLPLVLAIGLLMPAVAALFALRKYLKV, from the coding sequence ATGCGCGCCCAGTTCGTCCTGTCGGAGATCGGCGTCGGTCTCCGTCGCAACCTCACGATGACCTTCGCCGTCGTGGTCTCCGTCGCCCTCTCGCTCGCCCTGTTCGGGGGCGCGCTGCTGATGCGCGAACAGGTCAGCACGATGAAGGACTACTGGTACGACAAGGTCAACGTCTCGATCTTCCTCTGCAACAAGAACGACGCCAAGGACATGCCCAAGTGTGCGAAGGGCGCGGTCACGGCGGAGCAGAAGGCCCAGATCAAGGCCGACCTCGAGAAGATGGATGCGGTGCAGAAGCCGGTCCACTTCGAGACCGTCGACGAGGCGTACAAGCACTACCAGGAGCAGTTCGGCGACTCTCCGATGGCGGGCAACATCACGCCCGACCAGATGCAGGAGTCGTTCCGCGTCAAGCTGAAGGACCCGCAGAAGTACAAGGTCGTCGCGACGGCCTTCGCGGGGCGGGACGGGGTGCAGTCCGTCCAGGACCAGCGGTCCATCCTGGACAACCTCTTCGAGCTGATGAACGGCATGAACGTCGTCGCGATCTACGTGATGATCCTCATGCTCGTCATCGCGGTGATCCTCATCGTCAACACCGTGCGCGTCTCCGCGTTCAGCCGGAGACGTGAGACGGGGATCATGCGCCTGGTGGGCGCCTCCGGCTTCTACATCCAGGCCCCCTTCATCATGGAGGCCGCCGTCGCCGGTCTCATCGGCGGTCTGCTGGCCTGCGCGATGCTGCTGGGCGGCCGGTACTTCCTGATCGACGGCGGTCTCGCCCTCCAGGAGAAGCTGAACCTGATCAACTTCATCGGCTGGGACGCGGTCCTCACCAAGCTTCCGCTGGTGCTCGCGATCGGTCTGCTGATGCCGGCCGTCGCCGCTCTCTTCGCGCTGCGCAAGTATCTGAAGGTATGA
- a CDS encoding S41 family peptidase, whose product MSGCSHRFRPRGLCRGAALTLVFGCVLATGAATGSLPQDPDPLPELPARTVASSHAPVDRAEIEDAAARAEADGKSVKEAAGEVVSRSGDRWGAVYDEREYEEFEQALDGSYLGVGLSARRTEGGGVAVSRVQPGGPADRAGIREGDLLRTIDGRRMDRRPVPEVVALLRGDGTGAGEGTRVVLGLVRDGKPSTQILKRARLTPEAVTVSRLGTGSSAAYLLKVSAFTKGSGQDVRDAVREAPEDAGILLDLRANSGGLVTEAVTAASAFLDGGLVATYDVRGEEQALYADPGGDTERPVVVLVDGGTMSAAELLTGALQDRGRAVTVGSRTFGKGSVQMPSELADGAVAELTVGHYRTPAGRSVEGTGITPDLVAHDRAQQRAETVLSGLGGGS is encoded by the coding sequence ATGTCGGGTTGTTCGCACCGCTTCCGGCCCCGCGGCCTCTGCCGCGGGGCGGCCCTGACATTGGTCTTCGGGTGTGTCCTCGCCACGGGCGCGGCGACCGGTTCGCTGCCCCAGGACCCCGACCCCCTGCCCGAACTCCCGGCCCGTACGGTCGCCTCCAGCCATGCCCCGGTCGACCGGGCGGAGATCGAGGACGCGGCGGCGCGGGCCGAGGCGGACGGGAAGTCCGTGAAGGAGGCGGCCGGGGAGGTCGTCAGCCGGAGCGGGGACCGGTGGGGCGCGGTCTACGACGAGCGGGAGTACGAGGAGTTCGAGCAGGCCCTCGACGGCTCGTACCTGGGCGTCGGCCTCTCCGCCCGGCGCACCGAGGGCGGGGGCGTCGCCGTCTCCCGCGTCCAGCCCGGCGGGCCCGCCGACCGGGCCGGGATCCGCGAGGGCGACCTGCTCCGCACGATCGACGGCCGCCGCATGGACCGCAGGCCCGTCCCCGAGGTGGTCGCGTTACTGCGCGGAGACGGTACGGGTGCCGGGGAAGGGACCCGCGTCGTCCTCGGTCTCGTACGGGACGGAAAACCCTCCACACAGATCCTGAAACGGGCCCGGCTGACCCCCGAGGCGGTCACCGTGAGCCGTCTGGGCACCGGCTCCTCGGCGGCCTACCTCCTCAAGGTCTCCGCGTTCACCAAGGGCAGCGGCCAGGACGTCCGGGACGCGGTCCGCGAGGCCCCCGAGGACGCCGGGATACTCCTGGACCTCCGTGCCAACTCCGGGGGCCTGGTCACCGAGGCCGTCACCGCCGCCTCCGCCTTCCTGGACGGCGGCCTGGTCGCCACCTACGACGTACGCGGTGAGGAACAGGCCCTCTACGCCGACCCCGGCGGCGACACCGAGCGCCCGGTGGTGGTCCTCGTCGACGGCGGCACCATGAGCGCCGCCGAGCTGCTCACCGGCGCTCTCCAGGACCGGGGCCGGGCGGTCACCGTCGGCTCCCGCACCTTCGGCAAGGGCTCGGTGCAGATGCCCAGCGAGCTGGCGGACGGCGCGGTGGCCGAGCTGACCGTGGGCCACTACCGCACGCCGGCCGGCCGCAGCGTCGAGGGCACGGGCATCACCCCCGATCTGGTGGCCCACGATCGGGCCCAGCAGCGGGCCGAGACGGTATTGAGTGGCCTCGGGGGTGGGTCGTAG
- the smpB gene encoding SsrA-binding protein SmpB has product MAKEKDTGRKMIAQNKKARHDYTILDTYECGLVLMGTEVKSLRMGRASLVDGFVQIDDHEAWLHNIHVPEYVQGTWTNHAAKRKRKLLLHRAEIDKLESKSSETGHTIVPLALYFKDGRVKVEIALAKGKKEYDKRQTLREKQDTRETNRAIAAARRRQRSA; this is encoded by the coding sequence ATGGCGAAGGAAAAAGACACCGGGCGCAAGATGATCGCGCAGAACAAGAAGGCGCGGCACGACTACACCATCCTCGACACCTACGAGTGCGGCCTCGTGCTCATGGGCACCGAGGTGAAGTCCCTGCGCATGGGGCGGGCCTCCCTGGTCGACGGGTTCGTCCAGATCGACGACCACGAGGCGTGGCTCCACAACATCCACGTCCCCGAGTACGTCCAGGGCACCTGGACCAACCACGCGGCCAAGCGCAAGCGCAAGCTGCTCCTCCACCGGGCCGAGATCGACAAGCTGGAGTCCAAGTCCTCGGAGACCGGCCACACCATCGTGCCGCTCGCCCTGTACTTCAAGGACGGCCGAGTCAAGGTCGAGATCGCGCTCGCCAAGGGCAAGAAGGAGTACGACAAGCGCCAGACCCTCCGCGAGAAGCAGGACACCCGCGAGACCAACCGCGCCATCGCGGCCGCCCGCCGCCGGCAGCGCAGCGCCTGA
- a CDS encoding DUF397 domain-containing protein, with the protein MRCAENETRGTHHDQRRPHHRRPVRQGHRQRSAGQLRGGGPLSDGGRAVRDSKDQHGPRLHFGPAQWTAFTDGVKGEAYGS; encoded by the coding sequence ATGAGATGCGCCGAGAACGAGACAAGAGGAACCCATCATGACCAGCGCCGCCCCCACCATCGTCGGCCCGTTCGTCAAGGCCATCGCCAGCGGTCAGCAGGGCAACTGCGTGGAGGTGGCCCCCTCTCCGACGGCGGCCGGGCAGTCCGCGACAGCAAGGACCAGCACGGCCCCCGCCTCCACTTCGGCCCCGCCCAGTGGACCGCCTTCACCGACGGGGTGAAGGGCGAGGCGTACGGGAGCTGA
- a CDS encoding helix-turn-helix domain-containing protein: MGQTIRSRRLGSDLRQLRRKANLTAEAVGTELGFSQSKMSRIESGDVRVSRTDLKALLALYNVTDEKQITAFVEAAKDAKSRGWWIAYEDALPREYRDFIALEGSAAGIRTFEGMIVPGLMQTPDYTRHVITAGPAVLPPGHVDSLITVRMERQSILERDKPPKIWAIVTEGALRQVVGGYAVMLDQLNHLVRLTERSNITLQVLPFEAGAHAGAQSSFVLFDFPTDPSIVCVENLTGTLFMDQTGQLNAFSDAFNHLRASALSPADSLTRITDIMDEMRRERDKRNPS; encoded by the coding sequence ATGGGCCAGACGATCAGGAGCCGCCGACTCGGTTCGGACCTGCGGCAACTGCGCCGCAAGGCCAACCTGACGGCTGAGGCGGTCGGGACCGAACTCGGCTTCTCCCAGTCGAAGATGAGCCGGATAGAGAGCGGCGACGTCCGCGTCTCCCGCACCGACTTGAAGGCCCTGCTCGCGCTCTACAACGTCACCGACGAGAAGCAGATCACCGCGTTCGTGGAGGCGGCGAAGGACGCCAAGTCCCGTGGCTGGTGGATCGCTTACGAGGACGCGCTGCCGCGCGAGTACCGGGACTTCATCGCGCTGGAGGGCTCGGCGGCCGGGATCCGGACGTTCGAGGGCATGATCGTGCCGGGCCTGATGCAGACGCCGGACTACACGCGCCACGTCATCACGGCGGGCCCGGCGGTGCTGCCGCCCGGCCATGTGGACTCACTGATCACCGTGCGGATGGAACGCCAATCGATCCTGGAGCGCGACAAGCCACCGAAGATCTGGGCCATCGTGACGGAGGGCGCACTGCGTCAGGTGGTCGGCGGCTATGCGGTGATGCTGGACCAGCTCAACCACCTCGTCCGCCTCACGGAGCGGAGCAACATCACGTTGCAGGTCTTGCCGTTCGAGGCGGGCGCGCACGCGGGAGCTCAAAGCTCGTTCGTGCTCTTCGACTTCCCCACGGACCCCAGCATCGTGTGCGTGGAGAACCTGACCGGAACGCTGTTCATGGACCAGACCGGACAGCTCAACGCGTTCTCCGACGCGTTCAATCACCTCCGGGCCAGTGCGCTGAGCCCGGCAGATTCACTGACGCGCATCACCGACATCATGGATGAGATGCGCCGAGAACGAGACAAGAGGAACCCATCATGA